The sequence TGCGCGGCCCAGGGCAGCATGAAGGCGACTTCCACATCGAACAGGATGAAGAGCATGGCCGTGAGGTAGAACTTCACCGAATACCGGTGCCGGGCGCCCTCCTGGAGGGGCGGGGCTCCGCATTCGTAGGGGATGAGCTTGTTGGCCTGGGGGTTGTTCGGCTTGAAGCGCGGCAGGATGACGCCGGACAGGATCAGCACGATGGCGGCGACCACGAGGGCCACCAGCAGGAGGATCAGGACGCCGAGAAAGGGGGAAAGGGGGCTGTGCATAGTGGTTTCCAGGACCCTTCATCCTAAGTCGTTGGGCCCAAATAAACTAGTCGATTCGATGATGGCCCGACGGAAGGGGCCGCAGCGAAACGCCCTAAACTGCACAAGTTATTTCGGCGCGGCCCCTGCCCGGGCCGGGCGCCGTGACCAAAGGCACTTTCAAGCTAGAATCAATCCAACGAGGCCTGCATGAGCGAATTGAAGACCGAAGTCAAAACCATGATCATCGAGCGCCTGAAGCTGGAAGGCATGACGCCGGATCAGATCGATGACACTGCCCCCCTTTTCGGCGAGGGATTGGGCTTGGATTCCATCGATGCGCTGGAATTGGTGCTCGGCATCGAACAGCATTTCGGCGTGAAGATCGAGGATGAAGCCGCGGGCCTGCAAGCCTTCAAGAACGTGGAGTCGCTGACGGCCTTCATCGCCGAACACCGGGCCGCGTGAGCGGGACCGGCGGCGGAATAAAAGCTGGGGCCCGAAGGACATGAACGGGGAGGCCGTCAAGGATCAACTGCCGCACCGCTACCCGTTCCTGCTGGTGGACCGGGTGCTGGAGCGGGAGCCGGGTGTGCGGGTGGTGGCGGAAAAACTGCTCACCATCAACGAGCCGTATTTCCAGGGCCACTTCCCGGACAAGGCCCTGCTGCCGGGCGTGCTGATGCTGGAGATGCTGGCCCAGGCCGGTGGCTTCCTGGAACCCGGGCCCCTGCGGGGCAAGGCGATCTTCCTGGCCCAGGTGCTTGACGCCCGCTTCAAGGGCGCGGCGTTTCCCGGCGATAAGCTTCGATTGGAAGTCAGCCCCGACGCGGGTTTCGGTGGCCTGATGCGGATCAAGGGGAGCGTCAGCTGCGACGGCCGCGTTCTGTGCACGGCCAAGCTGCTGTTGAAGAACGTCGCCAGCCCCACGGACCCGGCATGATCCGGCGCGTGGCCATCACGGGAGTGGGCTTCGTTTCGAGCCTTGCCCAGGATGCTCCTTCGACCTGGGCGAAGATGCTCGAAGGCGGCTGCGGGATAGGGCCGCTCACCAAATTGTCGATGCCAGGGGAGCCCGCGCAGCTGGCTGCCGAGGTGCGCCTGCCGTCGGGCCCTGACCGGGGCCGCAGGGTCACGTTCGGCGAACACATCGCGCTGGTGGCGCTGAGGGAAGCCCTGCGGACGACCCTGGGCCCCAAGGGATTGCATCCACGCCGCATGGGCGCTTTCCAGGGCGCCGGGACCTCGGGCCTGCCATCCGCCGAGGCCTTCGCGCAGGGCCGGATGGCGGGGCGGCGGCCGGGGGCCGCGGACGCGATCTACCAGAGCCCCACGACCATCACGGATGCGCTGGGCCGGGAGCTGGGCGCCATGGGGCCTCGAAGCACCGTCATGACAGCCTGTTCCTCCTCCCTGATGGCCATCGGGCAGGCCTGGGAGCGCATCGCCTCCGGGGAATTGGACCTCGCCGTGGCCGGCGGCGCCGAAACCCTGTGCATGACCACCTACGCGGGGTTTTCAAGCCTCAAGGCCATGGATCCTGGCCTTTGCCGGCCCTTCAGCCGGGACCGCGCGGGCCTGAACCTGGGCGAGGGCGCCGCGCAGTTCATCCTGGAACCCCTGGACCAGGCGCTGGCCCGAGGCGCTGAAATCCAGGCGGAAGTCTGCGGTTACGGAGCAAGCCTGGACGCGCATCATTCCACGGCGCCGCATCCCGAGGGCGAAGGCGCGACCATGGCCCTCCGCATGG comes from Holophagaceae bacterium and encodes:
- a CDS encoding NADH-quinone oxidoreductase subunit A, coding for MHSPLSPFLGVLILLLVALVVAAIVLILSGVILPRFKPNNPQANKLIPYECGAPPLQEGARHRYSVKFYLTAMLFILFDVEVAFMLPWAAQYKTHLNTFIPMLTFFATLLVGFIYAWGKGAFEWER
- a CDS encoding acyl carrier protein; this translates as MSELKTEVKTMIIERLKLEGMTPDQIDDTAPLFGEGLGLDSIDALELVLGIEQHFGVKIEDEAAGLQAFKNVESLTAFIAEHRAA
- the fabZ gene encoding 3-hydroxyacyl-ACP dehydratase FabZ, whose protein sequence is MNGEAVKDQLPHRYPFLLVDRVLEREPGVRVVAEKLLTINEPYFQGHFPDKALLPGVLMLEMLAQAGGFLEPGPLRGKAIFLAQVLDARFKGAAFPGDKLRLEVSPDAGFGGLMRIKGSVSCDGRVLCTAKLLLKNVASPTDPA
- a CDS encoding beta-ketoacyl-[acyl-carrier-protein] synthase family protein, which encodes MIRRVAITGVGFVSSLAQDAPSTWAKMLEGGCGIGPLTKLSMPGEPAQLAAEVRLPSGPDRGRRVTFGEHIALVALREALRTTLGPKGLHPRRMGAFQGAGTSGLPSAEAFAQGRMAGRRPGAADAIYQSPTTITDALGRELGAMGPRSTVMTACSSSLMAIGQAWERIASGELDLAVAGGAETLCMTTYAGFSSLKAMDPGLCRPFSRDRAGLNLGEGAAQFILEPLDQALARGAEIQAEVCGYGASLDAHHSTAPHPEGEGATMALRMAMDCAGFNPEDVDLVSAHGTATPANDSSETAAIRAALGGAAARVSVTSTKSQFGHTLGASGAVGAFAAVMALRTGKVSPTLRLENPDPACDLDYTPLFARERVVRAALVNAFAFGGNNACLALKRWEGR